Proteins from a genomic interval of Actinomycetota bacterium:
- a CDS encoding glycosyltransferase family 2 protein, which translates to MPVRQDFAGTAPPTAATPGPQPPGRAPRTLVIVPALNEAESLAGVLLELGACLPDAAVLVVDDGSTDGTADVARAAGAIVAQLPFNLGVGGALRTGFRYAIRHGYERAVQLDGDGQHDPGEIAALLAGLEQGADMVIGSRFAEAVTRYDVGRLRGHAMRILRLSVHLLSGHRFSDTSSGFRAFSAPLLEFFARNYPVEYLGDTAEALLLACYGGFQVVEVPVRMRLRAGGVPSTRNVKLAYHYLRVLVSMFSRAPAPLRRRELRRVTTGGRA; encoded by the coding sequence GTGCCGGTTCGACAGGACTTTGCAGGCACGGCTCCCCCGACAGCCGCGACGCCCGGTCCGCAGCCTCCAGGCCGCGCGCCGCGGACGCTCGTGATCGTTCCCGCGCTCAACGAGGCCGAGTCGCTCGCCGGTGTGCTGCTCGAGTTGGGTGCGTGCCTGCCCGATGCCGCTGTCCTCGTCGTCGACGACGGCTCCACGGACGGCACGGCCGACGTGGCCCGGGCCGCAGGCGCGATCGTGGCCCAGCTGCCGTTCAACCTGGGCGTCGGTGGGGCCCTGAGAACCGGGTTCCGCTACGCCATCCGTCACGGCTATGAACGAGCGGTGCAGCTCGACGGCGACGGGCAGCACGATCCGGGCGAGATCGCCGCGTTGCTCGCCGGCCTCGAGCAGGGAGCCGACATGGTGATCGGCAGCCGCTTCGCGGAGGCGGTGACGCGATACGACGTGGGTCGACTGCGGGGTCACGCCATGCGCATCCTCCGCCTGTCGGTGCACCTGCTCTCCGGTCACCGCTTCTCCGACACGTCGTCGGGGTTTCGTGCGTTCTCCGCTCCGCTCTTGGAGTTCTTCGCGCGCAACTACCCCGTGGAGTATCTCGGCGACACCGCCGAGGCGTTGTTGCTCGCCTGCTACGGAGGCTTCCAGGTGGTCGAGGTGCCGGTGCGCATGCGGCTACGGGCGGGCGGTGTGCCGTCGACCCGCAACGTCAAGCTCGCGTATCACTACCTGCGCGTGCTGGTGTCGATGTTCAGCCGGGCCCCGGCTCCCCTGCGCCGGCGCGAGCTCCGACGCGTCACCACCGGTGGGCGCGCGTGA
- a CDS encoding DUF2304 domain-containing protein, whose protein sequence is MSTRGHILVMVVTLSSVLFMLRLVRRNQMRAKYSLLWLSAGFVLVLLAASPRLLDRVSVWLGITYGPATFFMGATTVLF, encoded by the coding sequence GTGAGCACCCGCGGGCACATCCTCGTGATGGTCGTCACGTTGTCGAGCGTGCTCTTCATGCTGCGGCTCGTGCGGCGCAACCAGATGCGAGCCAAGTACTCGCTGCTGTGGCTCTCCGCCGGGTTCGTGCTCGTGCTGCTGGCCGCCTCGCCACGGTTGCTCGACCGGGTGTCGGTCTGGCTCGGGATCACCTATGGCCCCGCCACGTTCTTCATGGGCGCCACCACGGTGCTCTTCC
- the rfbA gene encoding glucose-1-phosphate thymidylyltransferase RfbA codes for MKGIVLAGGEGTRLYPITSGISKQIMPVYDKPMIYYPLSTLLLAGIREILIISTPRDTPHFERLLGDGGQFGCRFSYLVQEEANGLAQAFVLGERFVGADDVALILGDNIFYGSSLGEKLASRTDPDGGIIFAYHVADPERYGVVAFDPQMRVLSIEEKPHRPKSNYAVPGLYFYDNDVIAIAKDLKPSARGAYEITDVNQAYLRQGRLRVGVLDRGTAWLDTGTFNSLMQAAQFVQVIEERQGLKIGCIEEVAYRQGFITAAQLERLAEPLMKSGYGQYLMTVLGE; via the coding sequence TTGAAAGGGATCGTGCTGGCCGGAGGCGAAGGCACTCGCCTGTACCCCATCACCAGCGGCATCAGCAAGCAGATCATGCCGGTGTACGACAAGCCGATGATCTACTACCCGCTCTCGACGTTGTTGCTGGCAGGGATACGCGAGATCCTGATCATCTCCACGCCTCGGGACACCCCGCATTTCGAGCGGCTCCTGGGCGACGGAGGACAGTTCGGCTGTCGCTTCTCCTATCTCGTCCAGGAGGAAGCCAACGGGTTGGCGCAGGCTTTCGTCCTCGGTGAGAGGTTCGTCGGCGCCGACGATGTGGCGTTGATCCTGGGCGACAACATCTTCTACGGGTCCTCGCTCGGCGAGAAGTTGGCGAGCCGGACCGATCCAGACGGCGGGATCATCTTCGCCTACCACGTGGCCGATCCCGAGCGCTACGGCGTGGTGGCGTTCGATCCGCAGATGCGGGTTCTTTCGATCGAGGAGAAGCCACATCGCCCGAAGTCCAACTACGCCGTACCCGGGCTGTACTTCTACGACAACGACGTCATCGCGATCGCCAAAGACCTCAAACCGAGCGCACGGGGGGCATACGAGATCACCGACGTCAACCAGGCCTACCTGAGGCAGGGCCGCCTGCGGGTCGGGGTGCTGGATCGGGGGACAGCCTGGCTCGACACCGGCACCTTCAACTCGCTCATGCAGGCCGCCCAGTTCGTCCAGGTCATCGAGGAGCGGCAGGGCCTGAAGATCGGATGCATCGAGGAAGTGGCATACCGACAGGGCTTCATCACCGCCGCTCAGCTCGAGCGTCTGGCCGAACCGCTCATGAAGAGCGGCTACGGCCAGTACCTGATGACCGTGCTCGGCGAGTAG
- a CDS encoding UDP-glucose/GDP-mannose dehydrogenase family protein: MGTGYVGLTTGACFAHLGHQVICADLIPEKIERLSRGDVPILEAGLDDLVREGLDTKRLSFVLGEEPAVRDCEFAYLCVPTPQGADGSADLSYIRVAAEAIGPVLPSESIVVNKSTVPVGSTRVVELALHRDDVRVVSNPEFLREGSAVHDFLNPDRIVIGAEDQAAAGRVAALFSALKAPVIVTDPASAETIKYASNAFLATKVSFVNAIANVCEVVGADVREVVLGMGYDKRIGFEFLKPGPGWGGSCFPKDSRALVHIAEEAGYDFGLLRGVIDVNDAQFERVADKVERIVGGSLQGCRVAVWGLTFKARTDDLRDSPSLAVIERLLARGASVRAYDPAVKSLPQGGPDGVEVCADPYAACEGAAALVVLTEWDDFRWLDFDKVAAALSAPRVVDGRNLLDPAKLRRRGFEYLGVGR; this comes from the coding sequence ATCGGCACCGGCTACGTGGGCCTCACCACCGGTGCCTGCTTCGCCCACCTCGGCCATCAGGTCATCTGCGCCGACCTCATCCCCGAGAAGATCGAGCGGCTGTCGCGAGGCGACGTGCCGATCCTCGAGGCCGGTCTCGACGACCTCGTGCGCGAGGGGCTCGACACCAAGCGCCTCTCCTTCGTGCTCGGCGAGGAGCCGGCCGTGCGCGACTGCGAGTTCGCCTATCTCTGCGTGCCCACACCCCAAGGCGCGGACGGCTCGGCCGACCTCTCCTACATCCGGGTGGCCGCCGAGGCGATCGGCCCTGTGCTGCCGAGCGAGTCGATCGTCGTCAACAAGTCGACCGTGCCGGTGGGGTCGACGCGGGTGGTCGAGCTGGCGCTGCATCGCGACGACGTCCGCGTCGTATCGAACCCCGAGTTCCTGCGCGAGGGCTCCGCGGTGCACGACTTCCTCAACCCCGACCGCATCGTGATCGGCGCCGAGGACCAGGCCGCGGCCGGTCGCGTCGCCGCCCTGTTCTCCGCGCTCAAGGCGCCGGTGATCGTCACCGACCCCGCGTCCGCGGAGACGATCAAGTACGCGTCCAACGCCTTCCTCGCCACCAAGGTCAGCTTCGTCAACGCCATCGCCAACGTCTGCGAGGTCGTGGGCGCCGACGTGCGCGAGGTCGTGCTGGGCATGGGCTACGACAAGCGCATCGGCTTCGAGTTCCTCAAGCCCGGGCCCGGATGGGGAGGCAGTTGCTTCCCGAAGGACTCCCGCGCCCTGGTGCACATCGCCGAGGAGGCGGGGTACGACTTCGGGCTGTTGCGGGGTGTGATCGACGTCAACGACGCGCAGTTCGAGCGGGTGGCCGACAAGGTCGAGCGCATCGTGGGCGGCTCGCTGCAGGGGTGCCGGGTTGCGGTCTGGGGGCTCACGTTCAAGGCCCGCACCGACGACCTGCGCGACAGCCCGTCGCTCGCGGTGATCGAGCGGCTGTTGGCGCGAGGCGCCAGCGTGCGCGCCTACGACCCGGCGGTGAAGTCCCTCCCGCAAGGCGGTCCCGACGGGGTCGAGGTGTGTGCCGACCCGTATGCGGCGTGCGAAGGCGCGGCCGCGCTCGTGGTGCTCACCGAGTGGGACGACTTCCGCTGGCTCGACTTCGACAAGGTCGCAGCCGCGCTCAGCGCGCCCCGGGTCGTCGACGGCCGCAACCTGCTCGACCCGGCCAAGCTGAGGCGGCGCGGGTTCGAGTACCTCGGGGTGGGTCGATGA